A part of Helicobacter himalayensis genomic DNA contains:
- a CDS encoding SAM-dependent methyltransferase gives MLSLSAWLESSLYAESGYYNNPARVGKEGDFYTSVSVSRFFGAGIANYILKLLESNALRPPLHIIEIGAHKGFLLKDIADFLRALGKDSLFSQLHFCTIEPLAQLQEAQRATLKNLRNFCVHNSLQSLESTLKPNEQSLFFISNELLDSLCVDIFMHDSMFFINGDCGLWVESKRQNLTLAQKDLLFTLKKLNLNGAYPPSLKPFLTQIAQCARKSQSAYFLTFDYDKLGARNPSSFIRAYKNHQVFSFEEIQNLGFNAFYQTADMTADVDFEFVAYLFKNLQFLQVFNKAQNKVLLEECALFEVVESFEKSCDFSLYQKEVAKLRALLDPQILGERFRGVCFCYNAPL, from the coding sequence ATGCTTTCCCTTAGCGCTTGGCTAGAATCTTCGCTCTATGCGGAAAGTGGCTACTACAACAATCCCGCGCGTGTAGGGAAAGAGGGCGATTTTTATACCTCTGTGAGCGTGAGTAGATTTTTTGGCGCTGGGATTGCGAACTATATTTTAAAACTTTTAGAATCTAATGCCTTGCGCCCTCCTTTGCATATTATTGAAATTGGCGCGCATAAGGGCTTTTTGCTTAAAGATATTGCAGATTTTTTGCGCGCACTTGGCAAGGATTCTCTTTTTTCTCAATTGCATTTTTGCACTATCGAGCCTTTGGCGCAGTTACAAGAAGCACAGAGGGCGACTTTAAAGAATCTTAGGAATTTTTGTGTGCATAATTCTCTGCAAAGCTTAGAATCCACGCTAAAACCAAATGAGCAAAGTCTTTTTTTTATCAGCAATGAATTGCTTGATAGCCTTTGTGTGGATATTTTTATGCACGATTCAATGTTTTTTATTAATGGAGATTGTGGGCTATGGGTTGAAAGCAAAAGGCAAAATCTCACTTTAGCGCAAAAAGATTTGCTTTTTACCTTAAAAAAGCTCAACCTAAATGGTGCATATCCACCAAGCCTAAAGCCCTTTCTAACCCAAATCGCACAATGCGCCAGAAAAAGCCAAAGTGCGTATTTTCTCACCTTTGATTATGACAAACTCGGCGCGCGCAATCCTAGCTCTTTTATCCGCGCATATAAAAATCATCAAGTCTTTAGCTTTGAAGAGATACAAAATCTCGGCTTTAATGCGTTTTATCAAACTGCGGATATGACAGCAGATGTAGATTTTGAATTTGTGGCGTATTTGTTTAAGAATCTGCAGTTTTTGCAAGTCTTTAACAAAGCGCAAAATAAAGTGCTGCTTGAAGAATGTGCGCTTTTTGAAGTGGTGGAAAGCTTTGAAAAAAGCTGTGATTTTAGCCTATATCAAAAAGAGGTTGCGAAATTACGCGCTTTGCTTGACCCGCAGATTTTGGGCGAGCGTTTTAGGGGTGTTTGTTTTTGTTATAATGCGCCTTTGTAA
- a CDS encoding ATP-dependent helicase gives MQDSQSLSTQTPLQAMLQSLNPQQLEAVECIDGALLILAGAGSGKTKTLTTRLAYLIEEVGIPAQNTLTLTFTNKAAKEMRERALSLLQNHNATPPLLCTFHRFGLLFLRFYIHLLGRSVNFSLLDSTDCKRIVKKINPNIPPQRILSYISSNKNAYLSAQEAKVYSKNPEYKLLQKAYVEYEAFLLANNMLDFDDLLYLTCKILESNPALCEQTSQKYQYIMVDEYQDTNELQARLLRHLTMTHQNICVVGDDDQSIYSWRGADISNILEFQKNFANAHIIKLERNYRSTPQILRAANMLIAKNKKRLGKELDSQNDDGEEISLLYSDDEISEGNTIAELIKTQCKKGAKFEDFAILFRLNALSRGLEEALLRAKVPFKIIGSLRFYEREEIKDVLSYLRFIINGDDNFSLLRILNKPKRGLGKLTQERIESFANSKNLAIEQAFKLHKEELGALIGAKNIKTLEEFFAMVGDLREKLEGGIEEFLESFESVIDFSAEFSKVENVDKMANIAEFYGALRDFAQNNDELGLEDFLNDIALSSSSDESAQDSVSCMSVHSAKGLEFERVFVVGMEEGFFPLIHTDSDLEEERRLGYVAITRAKKKLYLSSVSSRLYRGKREFSLPRSRFLRESGLIDSHNDEKDLNIESCAKTCAEICVNDLVKHKLFGTGRVLEVKNQGTQTTLKINFGGTQRIILSSFVQKL, from the coding sequence ATGCAAGATTCTCAATCTTTATCCACACAAACACCACTACAAGCAATGCTACAAAGCCTCAACCCCCAGCAATTAGAAGCAGTAGAGTGCATTGATGGTGCGCTTTTAATTTTAGCGGGTGCGGGAAGTGGCAAGACAAAAACACTCACCACGCGCCTTGCTTATCTTATTGAAGAAGTGGGAATCCCGGCGCAAAACACGCTCACACTTACCTTTACCAACAAAGCCGCAAAAGAAATGCGCGAGCGTGCGTTGAGCCTTTTGCAAAATCACAACGCAACACCGCCACTGCTTTGTACTTTTCACCGCTTTGGGCTACTTTTTTTGCGTTTTTATATCCATTTGCTTGGACGTAGTGTCAATTTCAGTCTGCTAGATTCCACAGATTGCAAGCGTATTGTAAAAAAGATTAACCCAAATATCCCACCACAACGCATTCTCTCTTACATTTCAAGCAATAAAAACGCCTACCTAAGCGCGCAAGAAGCAAAGGTGTATTCCAAAAATCCAGAATACAAGCTCCTACAAAAGGCGTATGTCGAGTATGAGGCATTTTTGCTAGCAAATAATATGCTTGATTTTGATGATTTGCTCTATCTCACCTGTAAGATTTTAGAATCTAACCCCGCGCTGTGTGAGCAAACAAGCCAAAAATATCAATACATTATGGTTGATGAATATCAAGATACAAACGAGCTTCAAGCACGCTTGCTTAGACATCTCACAATGACACATCAAAATATTTGCGTGGTGGGCGATGATGACCAAAGTATCTATTCTTGGCGCGGGGCGGATATTAGCAATATTTTGGAGTTTCAAAAAAACTTTGCAAACGCGCACATTATCAAGCTTGAGCGCAACTACCGCTCTACGCCACAAATCCTGCGCGCTGCAAATATGCTAATTGCTAAAAATAAAAAGCGTCTTGGCAAGGAGCTAGATTCTCAAAATGATGATGGTGAGGAGATTAGTCTTTTATATTCTGATGATGAAATAAGTGAGGGCAACACGATTGCGGAGCTTATCAAGACTCAATGCAAAAAGGGCGCAAAGTTTGAGGATTTTGCGATACTTTTTCGGCTTAATGCACTCTCAAGGGGGCTTGAAGAAGCTTTATTGCGCGCAAAAGTGCCTTTTAAGATTATCGGCTCACTGCGCTTTTATGAGCGCGAGGAGATTAAAGATGTGCTAAGCTATCTGCGCTTTATCATTAATGGCGATGATAATTTTTCACTACTGCGGATTCTCAATAAGCCAAAACGTGGACTTGGCAAGCTCACGCAAGAGCGCATAGAATCTTTTGCAAATTCTAAAAATCTTGCAATTGAACAAGCCTTCAAATTGCACAAAGAGGAGCTAGGCGCGCTTATTGGTGCAAAAAATATAAAAACATTAGAAGAGTTTTTTGCTATGGTTGGGGATTTGCGAGAAAAGCTAGAGGGCGGAATTGAGGAGTTTTTAGAATCTTTTGAAAGTGTGATTGACTTTAGCGCGGAATTTAGCAAGGTTGAAAATGTCGATAAAATGGCAAATATCGCGGAATTTTACGGCGCATTGCGGGATTTTGCACAAAATAATGACGAGCTTGGGTTGGAAGATTTTTTAAACGATATTGCGCTAAGCTCTAGCAGTGATGAAAGTGCTCAAGATTCTGTAAGCTGTATGAGCGTGCATAGCGCAAAAGGGCTAGAGTTTGAAAGGGTGTTTGTGGTGGGAATGGAGGAGGGATTTTTCCCGCTTATCCATACCGATAGCGATTTAGAAGAAGAACGTAGGCTTGGCTATGTGGCAATCACAAGGGCAAAAAAGAAGCTGTATCTCTCAAGTGTTTCAAGTAGGCTTTATCGAGGCAAGAGAGAGTTTTCCCTGCCACGCTCGAGATTTTTAAGAGAATCTGGATTAATAGATTCTCACAATGATGAGAAAGATTTAAACATAGAATCTTGCGCGAAAACTTGTGCTGAAATTTGCGTCAATGACTTAGTAAAGCACAAACTTTTTGGCACAGGGCGTGTGCTGGAAGTAAAAAATCAAGGCACACAAACCACACTTAAAATCAATTTTGGTGGCACGCAACGCATTATTTTAAGCTCTTTTGTGCAAAAACTCTAA
- a CDS encoding NAD(+)/NADH kinase — translation MTPKPIKKIGVFLRPSTPDLKSTFEEMQAKFGAHNIKLKLDSISGAMIGFRGVEFGTLVEWSDILLSIGGDGTLIAMVRRAHGKNIACVGINTGRLGFLTAIMPNELESFILELKNAHYEIKEHLMLECSIIREGARYCTFGALNEFLISKQSLSGLIDIEAKIEDYSFNTYFCDSLIISTPTGSTAYNISAGGSVVYPYSKNILLTPVAPHSLTQRPLIIDSSMRLEFSVKESALLIIDGQENIDILPKDRICIQESAQCAYLIYPKARNYFQVLREKFKWGEL, via the coding sequence ATGACGCCTAAGCCTATTAAAAAAATTGGCGTTTTTTTGCGCCCATCTACGCCGGATTTGAAAAGCACCTTTGAAGAAATGCAAGCAAAGTTTGGCGCGCACAATATTAAACTAAAGTTAGATTCCATAAGTGGCGCGATGATTGGCTTTAGGGGCGTGGAGTTTGGGACATTAGTAGAATGGAGTGATATTTTACTTTCTATTGGTGGTGATGGCACGCTCATAGCGATGGTGCGCCGCGCACACGGGAAAAATATCGCGTGTGTTGGGATAAACACAGGGCGTTTGGGATTTTTAACCGCGATTATGCCAAATGAGTTGGAATCTTTTATCCTAGAGCTCAAAAACGCACACTACGAGATAAAAGAACATTTGATGCTAGAATGCAGCATTATCCGTGAGGGTGCGCGCTACTGCACTTTTGGCGCACTTAATGAGTTTCTTATCTCTAAGCAAAGTCTTTCAGGGCTTATTGACATTGAAGCAAAGATTGAGGATTACAGCTTTAATACCTACTTTTGCGATTCGCTTATCATCAGCACGCCTACGGGTTCAACCGCGTATAATATCTCCGCGGGTGGCTCGGTGGTATATCCATATTCAAAAAATATTTTGCTAACTCCAGTCGCGCCACATTCGCTCACACAGCGCCCGCTTATTATTGATAGCTCTATGCGCTTAGAATTTAGCGTCAAAGAATCCGCGCTTCTTATCATCGATGGGCAAGAGAATATCGATATTTTGCCAAAAGATAGAATCTGCATTCAAGAATCCGCGCAATGTGCGTATCTCATCTACCCAAAAGCGCGCAATTATTTTCAAGTCCTGCGCGAAAAATTCAAATGGGGCGAGCTATGA
- a CDS encoding AAA family ATPase, which yields MITRILINNSPAFKLLELHLFKGFNVFSGASGSGKSVFMESLLAMFGIKDSNADLIEINLSLEALDIDLADYGILEEDSQIVLSILKKEKVRYFINHQSSSKKRLSELVAGFGKHISARGESDVSAQNILKILDSFIALKNPKHSEILESVKSDFDALESAKKSLLALESNQSQIETLKEIARFEVEKITSIAPKVGELDELLELKKTLSKQEKITDSIQQVRMALENLSCVDSFLQTSECECEAFFDGLSELEALLDSKQQQLQSLEELDAEKILERISALSELTRRYGNIERALEVCKEQQEKLLSYENMDFDKKELESKIASLQTHLQEKSTQLRQNRVKALPQFCKELSGICEELRLKPLEMHLQEKSLDSSGNDEIMTTLGNSQIQTLSSGEYNRLRLALLCIDVSISPRAGVLVLDEIDANLSGQESEGVAKILKRLSHAYQIFAISHQPHMPTLADNHYLVYKDGEKSEVKLLDTQGRISEIARMISGAEISKEALEFAKNALAKSGVVDSD from the coding sequence ATGATTACGCGTATTTTGATTAATAACTCACCTGCTTTCAAGCTCCTAGAATTGCATCTTTTTAAGGGCTTTAATGTCTTTAGCGGGGCAAGCGGAAGCGGAAAGTCTGTTTTTATGGAATCTTTGCTTGCGATGTTTGGCATTAAAGATTCAAATGCAGATTTAATCGAAATCAACCTTTCGCTTGAGGCACTTGATATTGATTTGGCAGATTATGGGATTTTAGAAGAAGATTCTCAAATCGTACTAAGCATTTTAAAAAAGGAAAAAGTGCGTTATTTTATCAACCATCAATCAAGCTCAAAAAAGCGTCTAAGCGAGCTGGTTGCAGGCTTTGGGAAGCATATTAGCGCGCGTGGGGAAAGCGATGTGAGTGCGCAAAATATTTTAAAAATTTTGGATTCTTTTATCGCGCTAAAAAATCCCAAACATAGTGAAATTTTAGAATCTGTGAAAAGTGATTTTGACGCGCTTGAGAGTGCAAAAAAATCCCTTCTTGCGCTAGAATCTAACCAATCTCAAATCGAAACACTCAAAGAAATCGCGCGCTTTGAAGTGGAAAAAATCACCTCTATCGCACCAAAAGTTGGTGAATTAGACGAGCTTTTAGAGCTTAAAAAAACGCTTTCAAAGCAAGAAAAAATCACAGATTCTATCCAGCAAGTGCGTATGGCGCTAGAAAATCTTAGCTGTGTGGATAGCTTTTTGCAAACAAGCGAGTGCGAATGCGAGGCGTTTTTTGATGGGCTAAGTGAGCTTGAGGCACTGCTAGATTCTAAGCAGCAGCAGTTACAAAGCCTAGAAGAGCTTGATGCGGAGAAGATTTTGGAACGCATTAGCGCATTGAGTGAATTGACGCGTCGCTATGGAAACATAGAGCGCGCACTTGAGGTGTGTAAAGAGCAGCAGGAAAAACTGCTTTCTTATGAAAATATGGATTTTGATAAAAAGGAATTAGAATCTAAAATTGCAAGTCTGCAAACACACCTGCAAGAAAAAAGCACGCAATTGCGCCAAAACCGCGTGAAGGCTCTGCCACAATTTTGCAAAGAGCTTTCAGGCATTTGTGAAGAATTGCGCTTAAAACCACTAGAAATGCACTTGCAAGAAAAAAGCCTAGATTCTAGCGGGAATGATGAGATTATGACGACTTTAGGGAATTCGCAGATTCAGACTTTGAGCTCGGGGGAATACAACCGACTACGTTTAGCGCTTTTGTGTATTGATGTGAGTATTAGTCCGCGCGCTGGCGTGCTTGTGCTTGATGAAATCGATGCGAACCTAAGCGGGCAGGAAAGTGAGGGTGTGGCAAAAATCCTCAAACGCCTTTCACACGCCTATCAAATCTTTGCAATCTCTCATCAGCCACATATGCCAACGCTTGCGGATAATCATTATCTTGTGTATAAAGATGGTGAAAAAAGCGAGGTAAAACTCCTTGATACGCAAGGGCGCATTAGTGAAATTGCGCGTATGATTAGTGGCGCAGAAATCAGCAAAGAAGCGCTAGAGTTTGCCAAAAATGCACTTGCTAAAAGCGGGGTTGTGGATTCTGACTAA
- a CDS encoding ABC transporter permease has translation MRVMTRWQRFKHNKRAYISLWIFGLLFAVSILAPFLANDKPLFIYHNHKAYFPLFFDYPEITFGGDFESYTNYLDPYVKDILLKDSLVIRAPIPYSFESINFDLNEPFPTPPDSTHYLGTDDKSRDVAARILYGLRTSIAFGLILTFFSAVIGIFVGALQGYYGGFVDLLGQRIIEVWNSIPILFVIVIISNILSPNFWWILLIVLAFSWISLSSVVRAEFLKGRNLEYVKAAKTLGLSDWCIMWKHILPNAMISSITYIPFVCASGIIALGSLDFLGFGVGAQSASLGEILAQGKNNLTAPHLGISAFVILSILLSILVFIGEGVRDAFDVRMQNTLKES, from the coding sequence ATGAGGGTGATGACGCGATGGCAGAGATTTAAGCACAATAAAAGGGCATATATTTCGCTGTGGATTTTTGGGCTTTTATTTGCTGTGAGTATTCTTGCGCCTTTTTTAGCAAATGACAAACCACTTTTTATTTATCACAATCATAAAGCCTATTTTCCGCTTTTCTTTGACTACCCAGAAATAACCTTTGGAGGAGATTTTGAAAGCTATACAAATTATTTAGATCCCTATGTCAAAGATATTTTGCTAAAAGATTCTCTTGTTATCCGCGCACCCATTCCTTATAGCTTTGAGAGCATTAACTTTGATTTAAACGAGCCTTTTCCCACACCGCCAGATTCTACACATTATCTAGGCACTGATGACAAGTCACGCGATGTGGCTGCGCGCATTCTCTATGGGCTACGCACGTCGATTGCGTTTGGGTTGATTCTCACTTTTTTTAGCGCGGTGATTGGGATTTTTGTAGGCGCGCTACAAGGCTATTATGGCGGGTTTGTAGATTTGCTCGGACAGCGCATTATTGAGGTGTGGAATTCTATTCCTATTTTGTTTGTGATAGTTATCATTTCAAATATCTTGAGCCCAAATTTTTGGTGGATTTTGCTTATTGTGCTGGCGTTTTCGTGGATTAGCCTTTCAAGTGTTGTGAGGGCTGAATTTCTAAAAGGACGCAATCTTGAGTATGTAAAGGCGGCAAAAACATTGGGCTTGAGTGATTGGTGCATTATGTGGAAACATATTTTGCCAAATGCGATGATTTCAAGCATTACCTATATCCCTTTTGTGTGTGCGAGTGGGATTATCGCGCTTGGCAGTCTTGATTTTTTGGGTTTTGGCGTGGGCGCGCAAAGTGCTAGTTTGGGTGAAATCCTCGCACAGGGCAAAAACAATCTCACCGCGCCACACCTTGGAATCAGCGCATTTGTGATACTCTCAATCCTGCTTTCAATCCTTGTATTTATCGGTGAAGGTGTGAGAGATGCCTTTGATGTGAGAATGCAAAATACACTGAAAGAATCTTAA
- a CDS encoding branched-chain amino acid transporter permease translates to MQIDSPLTLGAFILALALGTFATRALPFVLFAKKIPNFVLYLGRLAPPMIIGILLVFCFKDILTLSALPHLPLKEIIASNVVIVLFLLTRFSFLAILCGTGVYMFLTQSKMLETMIS, encoded by the coding sequence ATGCAGATTGATAGCCCTTTAACTCTTGGTGCATTTATCTTGGCTTTAGCCCTTGGGACTTTTGCCACGCGCGCATTGCCTTTTGTGCTTTTTGCCAAAAAGATTCCAAACTTTGTGCTTTATCTTGGTAGGCTCGCCCCGCCGATGATTATTGGAATCTTGCTTGTATTTTGCTTTAAAGATATTCTCACTCTAAGCGCGCTTCCTCATTTGCCGCTAAAAGAAATCATCGCAAGCAACGTTGTCATCGTGCTTTTTTTACTTACTAGATTTTCATTCCTTGCTATCCTCTGTGGCACGGGTGTATATATGTTTTTAACCCAAAGCAAGATGCTAGAGACAATGATTTCTTAA
- a CDS encoding AzlC family ABC transporter permease, producing MDSALQSRWQIFKSAFLASLPIMLGYVLMGAAFGIMLDEKGYGVLCAFFMAVFIYAGVMQFAAVELLAQGLDFIALVVLAFVINARHIFYGISMLGAFSKYKGLKKFYMIFTLTDETFALLNLKKPLQTLESNQPNNTKYEREQSSAETSGIYSRERILIDGVESQNALYCFFIALLNQIYWVIGCVGGSLSATLLHKNGISTQGVEFVMSAVFLVIFLEQFKTHKWLGVIGIVIGVLSLWIFGADSFLLPAIFIGIALVLIYKNLDLKVLCDAKRK from the coding sequence TTGGATTCCGCCTTGCAAAGTCGTTGGCAGATTTTTAAAAGTGCTTTTTTGGCGAGCCTGCCTATTATGCTTGGCTATGTGCTTATGGGAGCGGCGTTTGGCATTATGCTTGATGAAAAGGGCTATGGAGTGCTGTGTGCGTTTTTTATGGCAGTGTTTATTTATGCGGGTGTTATGCAGTTTGCCGCAGTTGAGCTTTTAGCGCAAGGGCTTGATTTTATTGCGCTTGTGGTGCTGGCATTTGTCATCAATGCGCGCCATATTTTTTATGGCATTAGTATGCTTGGAGCATTTAGTAAGTATAAAGGTTTGAAAAAATTTTATATGATTTTCACACTCACCGATGAAACTTTTGCCCTGCTCAACCTCAAAAAACCTTTGCAAACTTTAGAATCTAATCAACCAAACAACACCAAATATGAGCGCGAACAAAGCTCGGCGGAGACAAGCGGGATTTATTCACGCGAGAGGATATTAATTGATGGAGTAGAATCTCAAAACGCCCTTTATTGCTTTTTTATCGCGCTACTTAATCAGATTTATTGGGTTATTGGTTGTGTAGGCGGGAGTTTGAGCGCGACACTTTTGCATAAAAATGGCATTAGCACGCAAGGTGTGGAATTTGTGATGAGTGCGGTGTTTCTTGTGATTTTTTTAGAGCAGTTTAAAACGCATAAATGGCTAGGCGTGATTGGTATTGTTATAGGCGTGCTTAGTTTATGGATTTTTGGGGCGGATTCATTTTTGTTGCCAGCGATTTTTATTGGCATTGCTTTGGTGCTAATTTATAAGAATCTTGACCTAAAAGTCCTTTGTGATGCAAAAAGGAAATAA
- the argS gene encoding arginine--tRNA ligase — protein MYQHIKTLCENLLFTKIFSPLGLEPISLPLERPKQKNLGHFATPIAFLLAKPLRKAPNIIASELSEIFSLCEEFSKVQALNGYINLTLSEKFLDSLCEKALDNDYFISHTPKAESILLEFVSANPTGPLHIGHARGAIYGDSLKRIGEFLGYKIVSEYYINDAGAQIEVLGLSVFLAGNELLGREVSYPEQYYKGLYIVDIAKLALEKFGASIFENKESIARLSEFAKDLMLEEIKENLQELNISFDNFVSEKALFSRWDSTLRKLVQNGGVEVREGKTWLLSSQKGDEKDRVIVRESGEPTYLAGDIIYHNDKFERNFSRYINIWGADHHGYIPRVKAAIEFLGYDSARLEVLLSQMVALSKNGQNYKMSKRAGNFILLKDVVADIGAEALRFVFLTKRVDTHLEFDVDTLSAQDSNNPIFYINYANARIHTLIEKSGLGIQEISNAKGAYESLEENLKEDLLFLQFHALGIHQVLESAFKEREIQKLCEYLKNLASDLHSFYNTHTILQHQQSAFILKTLLVVSKSITLGLGLIGIRAKTKM, from the coding sequence ATGTATCAACATATCAAAACGCTTTGTGAGAACCTACTTTTCACAAAGATTTTTTCTCCGCTTGGGCTTGAGCCTATTTCTCTCCCGCTTGAACGCCCAAAGCAAAAAAACCTCGGACATTTTGCCACACCTATCGCTTTTTTGCTTGCAAAGCCTTTACGCAAAGCCCCAAATATTATTGCTAGCGAACTTTCGGAGATTTTTTCACTATGTGAGGAATTTAGCAAAGTTCAGGCGCTTAATGGCTACATTAACCTTACCTTGAGTGAAAAATTTTTAGATTCTCTTTGTGAAAAGGCGCTTGACAACGACTATTTTATCTCACATACGCCAAAGGCAGAATCTATTTTGCTTGAATTTGTTAGTGCTAATCCCACAGGTCCGCTTCACATAGGGCACGCAAGGGGTGCGATTTATGGTGATAGCTTGAAGCGCATTGGGGAGTTTTTGGGTTATAAGATTGTGAGTGAATACTACATAAATGACGCGGGTGCGCAGATTGAAGTACTCGGACTTTCTGTGTTTTTGGCTGGAAACGAGCTTTTAGGCAGGGAAGTAAGCTATCCAGAGCAGTATTACAAGGGGCTTTATATTGTGGATATTGCGAAGTTAGCACTTGAAAAATTTGGCGCAAGCATTTTTGAAAACAAAGAATCTATTGCGCGCTTAAGCGAGTTTGCTAAGGATTTGATGCTTGAAGAGATTAAGGAAAATTTGCAAGAACTCAATATAAGTTTTGATAATTTTGTGAGTGAAAAGGCGCTATTTTCGCGTTGGGATAGCACTTTGCGAAAATTAGTGCAAAATGGCGGTGTGGAGGTAAGAGAAGGTAAAACTTGGCTCTTGTCCTCACAAAAAGGCGATGAAAAAGATCGTGTTATCGTGCGTGAGAGTGGCGAGCCTACTTATCTGGCGGGCGATATTATTTATCATAATGACAAATTTGAGCGCAATTTTTCGCGTTATATCAACATTTGGGGTGCGGATCATCATGGCTATATCCCGCGTGTGAAAGCAGCAATCGAGTTTTTGGGCTATGATAGCGCGCGCTTAGAAGTGCTACTTTCACAAATGGTGGCTTTGAGTAAAAACGGGCAAAATTACAAAATGAGCAAGCGCGCGGGGAATTTCATCTTGCTTAAAGATGTCGTAGCTGATATTGGTGCGGAGGCGTTGCGCTTTGTGTTTTTGACTAAGCGTGTGGATACGCATTTAGAATTTGATGTCGATACACTAAGCGCGCAAGATTCTAACAATCCGATTTTTTATATCAATTATGCAAATGCCAGAATCCACACGCTTATTGAAAAAAGCGGGCTTGGGATACAAGAGATTAGCAATGCAAAAGGTGCATATGAATCTTTAGAGGAAAACTTAAAAGAGGATTTGCTTTTCTTGCAATTCCACGCGTTAGGAATTCATCAAGTACTAGAATCTGCGTTTAAAGAAAGAGAAATCCAAAAGTTATGTGAGTATCTTAAGAATCTCGCAAGCGATTTGCATAGTTTTTATAATACGCACACGATTTTGCAGCACCAACAAAGCGCGTTTATCCTAAAAACCCTGCTTGTGGTGAGTAAGAGCATTACGTTAGGCTTAGGGCTTATTGGCATACGCGCAAAAACAAAAATGTAA
- the tatA gene encoding twin-arginine translocase TatA/TatE family subunit codes for MTPPSVWQVVIILVIVLLLFGGKKIPELMKGLGSGVKNFKKAIKEDEEQDAVQNTTEKITQNEQQPKTTKTTTESKKED; via the coding sequence ATGACACCACCAAGCGTTTGGCAAGTAGTTATAATCTTAGTTATAGTCTTATTGCTTTTTGGAGGGAAGAAGATTCCAGAGCTTATGAAAGGTTTAGGAAGTGGTGTGAAAAACTTCAAAAAAGCCATCAAAGAAGATGAGGAACAAGACGCGGTGCAAAATACCACCGAAAAAATCACTCAAAACGAGCAACAACCAAAAACAACTAAAACCACGACAGAATCCAAAAAAGAAGACTGA
- the gmk gene encoding guanylate kinase: MTDKKTTTPPQQVNGALLIISGPSGCGKSTLTNEILKIPNVYFSISTTTRPKRDGEVDGVHYHFVDKEAFLAQVKEGKFLEWAQVHNNYYGTALEPIMNALDSGKLVIFDVDVQGHRDIKQYFGANAKSVFITTKNKEILKNRLQKRQTDDAQTIEFRLMQAFSEMQHLQNFDYLIINDDIKSATQAIVSIATSLLYRNTNQNDELLKNWN, encoded by the coding sequence ATGACTGACAAAAAAACCACAACACCCCCACAGCAAGTAAATGGCGCGCTTTTAATCATCTCTGGTCCTAGTGGCTGTGGGAAAAGCACACTCACAAATGAAATCCTAAAAATACCAAATGTGTATTTTTCTATCTCTACGACTACACGCCCCAAGCGCGATGGCGAAGTTGATGGCGTGCATTATCACTTCGTGGATAAGGAAGCATTTTTAGCTCAAGTTAAAGAGGGGAAGTTTTTAGAATGGGCGCAGGTGCATAATAACTACTATGGCACGGCGTTAGAGCCTATTATGAATGCGCTAGATTCTGGAAAATTAGTGATTTTTGATGTCGATGTGCAGGGGCATAGGGATATAAAGCAGTATTTTGGGGCAAATGCGAAGTCTGTGTTTATCACCACAAAAAATAAGGAGATTCTCAAAAATCGCTTGCAAAAGCGTCAAACCGATGACGCGCAAACAATAGAATTTCGCCTTATGCAGGCGTTTAGTGAAATGCAGCATTTACAAAATTTTGATTATCTCATCATCAATGATGATATTAAAAGTGCCACACAAGCCATTGTTAGCATTGCCACAAGCCTTTTGTATCGCAATACAAATCAGAATGATGAGTTGTTGAAAAATTGGAATTAA